The following DNA comes from Bacillota bacterium.
TAGGTTATTCAGTAGCTGACTTAATTCTATAGCCCTGGTATTTTGCTATTAAAACAGCCTGCTCTACAGTAATCTCCCGATCGGCAGGAAGAATGTCAGATTTCCTATAAAGTTCAGCATTATAGGGTTCATTATTCTTCAACATGTTGTATAATGCCGTTAGAAGCATTCTTGCTATTGCAATGATTGCTTTCTTGTGACCGCGACGCTTTCTTAAACGAAGGTAACGGTTACGGATTTCTGGATGCTTTTCACTTTTAACCACAGAATTAGCACATTGGACTAAAAGTGGCTTGATGTAGCATCCGGCTTTGGAAACCCGGACAGACTTTTTCTTCCCTGCACTTTCATTGTTGGTAGGTGCAAGACCTGCCCAAGAGCATAAGTGCTTCGCCGAAGGAAAAGACTCCATGCTTACGCCAATCTCTGAGATGACTGTGATTGCAGAGAATATGTTGTTAAATGCTGGAGCGGTTAGGATTAGGTCGAGTTCTTGCTGATAGGGACCGGCGAGCGCAAGAATCAGTTTTTCTAACTCTGTTTTCCGGGATTCCAAATCTTCAAAGTGCTTTTTGATAATCTTTAATTTACCAGCCTGTGATGGGGTAATGTAACCATCAATAGCGAGCTCCAATTCGGGAATTTTGTCCGTCATAGAGCCATGAATTAAGGGTTCAATATCAAATGAAGTATCCAGAGGATTTTCAAGAATCTTATCCAGAATTCTTTTGGAACTTTTACCAAAAGTGTCCGAGACAACGTTTCCCAATTGAATGTTGGAAACCGTGAGACAGTTTTGAAGGCGGTTCTTTTCACTGGACATAAAGCAGGTTAGTTTGTAACGATAGCGCATAAGATCACGTAGCTGGCGAATATCAGCGGGAGACATAAAGCTACCGGCAACAAGATCATGCTTAAACAGGTCAGCAATCCATTTCGCATCTTTCTTGTCAGTTTTTTTACCACGAATAGCCTTAACATACTTAGGATGTGCAAGTACAATAGAACAATCTTTTTCCAAGACGTTGTACACTGGAATCCAGTATTTACCCGTAGATTCCATACAGACATCCTTACAATTAGATTCAAGTAGCCATTGTAACAGCTCTTTCAAACCTTTCGTGTAGGTAGAAAAGCGATGGCTCTTGTAGGTGGTAACACCTTGTTTATTGGTGGAAGCGATGCAGGCTACAACAAAAGTTTTGTGAACATCAATTCCACAGCAGACTTTATACACGATTTTTAAAGCCATAGGGACTCCTTTCTGAACTGGAAAGTTCGAAAAAATTATAGGGAGATAC
Coding sequences within:
- a CDS encoding IS110 family transposase; the encoded protein is MALKIVYKVCCGIDVHKTFVVACIASTNKQGVTTYKSHRFSTYTKGLKELLQWLLESNCKDVCMESTGKYWIPVYNVLEKDCSIVLAHPKYVKAIRGKKTDKKDAKWIADLFKHDLVAGSFMSPADIRQLRDLMRYRYKLTCFMSSEKNRLQNCLTVSNIQLGNVVSDTFGKSSKRILDKILENPLDTSFDIEPLIHGSMTDKIPELELAIDGYITPSQAGKLKIIKKHFEDLESRKTELEKLILALAGPYQQELDLILTAPAFNNIFSAITVISEIGVSMESFPSAKHLCSWAGLAPTNNESAGKKKSVRVSKAGCYIKPLLVQCANSVVKSEKHPEIRNRYLRLRKRRGHKKAIIAIARMLLTALYNMLKNNEPYNAELYRKSDILPADREITVEQAVLIAKYQGYRIKSATE